The stretch of DNA CCCCGATCCCCGCGCCGTGCCCTGGTTCCCGTGGCCGTCGCCGCGCTGAGCGCGTCCCTGGTCGCCGCGCCCGCCGCCGCCGAGACCGCGCAGGCGCCCGCCTTCGACAGTTACGTCTCCCTCGGCGACTCCTTCGTCGCCGGACCGCTCATCCGGGAGGAGAGGGTCAGCAGCAGCATGCCGCTGCTGGGCTGCCTGCGCACGTCCAACAACTACCCCACGATGCTCGCCGAGCGGATGGGCGTCACCGACTTCACGGACGCCAGCTGCTCGGGCGCGGTCGTCAACGACCTCTACGAGCCGCAGTTCGACGACACGCCGCCCCAGCTCGACGCCCTGACGCCGGAGACCGACCTGGTCACGGTCGGGATCGCGGGCAACGACTTCGGCTTCTCCGAGGTGCTCCTGGAGTGCGCCAAGCAGAGTCTGAGCAACCCGCTGGGCGACCCGTGCGCCGAGCACTACGGCGACGAACTCGACCAGCGCATCGAGGACCTGCGGCCGGAGGTCGCGGGGGTCTACGCCGACATCGCCGAGCGCAGCCCCGACGCCACGGTCCTGGCCGTGGGCTACCTCCAGATCCTGCCCGAGAGCAGGGGCTGCTGGCCGAGCACGCCCATCGCGTGGGGCGACGTGCCCTTCCTGGACCGGGCGCAGACCGCGCTGAACGCGATGATCGCCGAGGAGGCCGAGGCCCAGGGCGCGGTCTACGTGGACGTCTTCGAGCGCGGCCACGACGTCTGCCAGTCCTCCGACACCCGCTGGGTGGAGGGCCTGATCCCCGAGAACGGGGCCCCGGTGCACCCGAACTACCTCGGTATGCAGGCCACGGCCGACTTCGTGGGAGCCGAGCTGGGGGTCCCCGCGCCCGTGGACGACGCCGCGTAACCCGGGGTGACCGGCCGCCGAGGAGGGGAGTCCGTTC from Nocardiopsis dassonvillei subsp. dassonvillei DSM 43111 encodes:
- a CDS encoding SGNH/GDSL hydrolase family protein, which translates into the protein MPRTSATAAPRSPRRALVPVAVAALSASLVAAPAAAETAQAPAFDSYVSLGDSFVAGPLIREERVSSSMPLLGCLRTSNNYPTMLAERMGVTDFTDASCSGAVVNDLYEPQFDDTPPQLDALTPETDLVTVGIAGNDFGFSEVLLECAKQSLSNPLGDPCAEHYGDELDQRIEDLRPEVAGVYADIAERSPDATVLAVGYLQILPESRGCWPSTPIAWGDVPFLDRAQTALNAMIAEEAEAQGAVYVDVFERGHDVCQSSDTRWVEGLIPENGAPVHPNYLGMQATADFVGAELGVPAPVDDAA